GTGTCGTGGGGCCGCGGGCTGCAGCTGTCCCAGGTGACCCCGCCGGAGGTCTGCGATTGGCTGCAGTCGACAGTCTCAAGCAGGAACCATGGCAAGGCGAGTCAGAGCAGGAAGTATAACTTGCTGTTGACCCGTCCTGCCGATCACAGCCGTGTGGATCCAGAACAAAAGGTGAACCCGAATATGAGGAACAGGCTTGGTTTTTAATTGGCtctgctttttctttgttggtAAAGTTTCAGCTGCTGTAAAGCAGGACAACACAGCCCTTAAACTGTGATCCACTGACGGAGATATTGTGTTCCTCATCAGCGGTCTCTGAAGCAGTGCTGTGAGGAGaccctctccctgctcctggatGCGGGTGGGTTGGAGGAGGGCTGTGCAGGAGGGAGGGTTCGCCACAGACGGACTGCAGACCAGAAGCGAGGCGCCTCAATAAAACCTGAAACTCAGGGCCCTGCCCGAGGCGCAcggggagacaaggagagggcAGTCAAACAGAATCAGCCTCTCAGCGGAGAAAACAACACTAATGAAAAAGTACAGCGAGGCAAATTGGAACCGACAGGCTCTGCGAAACAGAACCAAGCCGACGACAAGAGGCCACGTGGGACAACTGGTGACGCCCTGGGGAGGGATGTGGAGGACAGCCGACCTGACGGAGGGCGCCAGCACAGtaaacctccaaccgagaggagaAAGCCCTCGCCTCAGACCGCACCCGAGCTGCCGGCTGTCGTCCAGGCTGGCAGAGCTGACTGTGATGGCACGGAGTGCACTGAGGGCGGCGCTGTGCCCGTGGGCGCGGGGACCAGCGGGAGGACAACGGCCACCCGGCGGACAGACGAGGCGGTGTGGGCGGCGGCGGCCGTGGGCTTCCTCCTGGTGCTCCTGGTGCTGTCCGTTCTGCACACGCGTCTCTACCGGCAGTGGCGCACGATGCCCAGCATGTACTGGCACGACCCAGGACAGGACTATGACCTGGTGGCAGgtatggacacagacacacacatatgccaTCTTCTACAGCTAAGCAGTGTTCTTTCTGTTAAATCTCTTTTTACAGTAGTTCTGATAaggtgtttgtctctctgttttgtgCCCTTCAGATGTCCGCAAGAGGCTGAAGATGccagggaggaggaagaggagggtgtCTCAGAGTCGGAGACACGAGTGTGTTCTTCCTCCCAGCTCCAGCACAGACGAGGACGAGTAGAAACGCTAaatcctctcatccctccccgTCCATCATCCTGGCTTAGTCATGTTCTAGAGACGAGGAAAATGGGTATGGACACTGGGACTAAAGCAAGTCTCTCCCACTGTTCTCGTCATGGTGCCATGCTAAAGAAAAAGCGTTTTTTAtggatttatttaatatttttacaaGAATCCAAACAGATTTGTCTTCTGTTGGCAGCAGTTTGGAATATAGAATATATTTATTCTGTCATACAACACCATCATACAAACAACCGTCACTCATTCAGACAGCTCACTTTACACTAACCTAGATCATTACGGTATCCTAGATCATTATGGTATCCTAAATCATTACTGTAATATATAGTATAATCTTGCCATGTTAGTTAAATGCTAACCTCATTATGGATTTGGAGACTGCacctatttaaaaagaaaagaaattcaGCTCTGTAGCATTTTGGCTGATATGTTTCATGTGAGGCAAAGAATTAGATTTTTATGTGAAGGTACTTATGCACTTATGCACATATGCTATTCTTTACTGCATGTGGCAAATCTCTATATTTGAACAGGTCATGAGTATGTGGACACATTAACTAAAAGTTGGTTATACTAgtcaaacatttacaatattccTAAGCCTTAAAGGGGCACTTCAGCCACTGGATGTCTTATTCCTGTGAAATGTCAATGCTTTTCCTCTTTCTAAACTTCTACAACTACGTGGAGACAAGGCGTGTAGAA
The sequence above is a segment of the Esox lucius isolate fEsoLuc1 chromosome 1, fEsoLuc1.pri, whole genome shotgun sequence genome. Coding sequences within it:
- the tp53i13 gene encoding tumor protein p53-inducible protein 13 isoform X3 produces the protein MSRTAVTLLSGVWLWLGLFPACATWKVCDNGKLFLERDLPSSAVWECPVIAWPEFSTQKLPRIEMTYSAQLADHVCMDTPITYNQTVPNSGASRPVAAESGEYLYCPPQRWINNLQPVVLVSWGRGLQLSQVTPPEVCDWLQSTVSSRNHGKASQSRKYNLLLTRPADHSRVDPEQKRSLKQCCEETLSLLLDAGGLEEGCAGGRVRHRRTADQKRGASIKPETQGPARGARGDKERAVKQNQPLSGENNTNEKVQRGKLEPTGSAKQNQADDKRPRGTTGDALGRDVEDSRPDGGRQHSKPPTERRKPSPQTAPELPAVVQAGRADCDGTECTEGGAVPVGAGTSGRTTATRRTDEAVWAAAAVGFLLVLLVLSVLHTRLYRQWRTMPSMYWHDPGQDYDLVADVRKRLKMPGRRKRRVSQSRRHECVLPPSSSTDEDE
- the tp53i13 gene encoding tumor protein p53-inducible protein 13 isoform X1; its protein translation is MSRTAVTLLSGVWLWLGLFPACATWKVCDNGKLFLERDLPSSAVWECPVIAWPEFSTQKLPRIEMTYSAQLADHVCMDTPITYNQTVPNSGASRPVAAESGEYLYCPPQRWINNLQHGATVFLYHPCTPVYLRNRLSVLARSCLSDFVLTPHPDLSILRPVVLVSWGRGLQLSQVTPPEVCDWLQSTVSSRNHGKASQSRKYNLLLTRPADHSRVDPEQKRSLKQCCEETLSLLLDAGGLEEGCAGGRVRHRRTADQKRGASIKPETQGPARGARGDKERAVKQNQPLSGENNTNEKVQRGKLEPTGSAKQNQADDKRPRGTTGDALGRDVEDSRPDGGRQHSKPPTERRKPSPQTAPELPAVVQAGRADCDGTECTEGGAVPVGAGTSGRTTATRRTDEAVWAAAAVGFLLVLLVLSVLHTRLYRQWRTMPSMYWHDPGQDYDLVADVRKRLKMPGRRKRRVSQSRRHECVLPPSSSTDEDE
- the tp53i13 gene encoding tumor protein p53-inducible protein 13 isoform X2, which gives rise to MLFLERDLPSSAVWECPVIAWPEFSTQKLPRIEMTYSAQLADHVCMDTPITYNQTVPNSGASRPVAAESGEYLYCPPQRWINNLQHGATVFLYHPCTPVYLRNRLSVLARSCLSDFVLTPHPDLSILRPVVLVSWGRGLQLSQVTPPEVCDWLQSTVSSRNHGKASQSRKYNLLLTRPADHSRVDPEQKRSLKQCCEETLSLLLDAGGLEEGCAGGRVRHRRTADQKRGASIKPETQGPARGARGDKERAVKQNQPLSGENNTNEKVQRGKLEPTGSAKQNQADDKRPRGTTGDALGRDVEDSRPDGGRQHSKPPTERRKPSPQTAPELPAVVQAGRADCDGTECTEGGAVPVGAGTSGRTTATRRTDEAVWAAAAVGFLLVLLVLSVLHTRLYRQWRTMPSMYWHDPGQDYDLVADVRKRLKMPGRRKRRVSQSRRHECVLPPSSSTDEDE